In the Solanum pennellii chromosome 5, SPENNV200 genome, one interval contains:
- the LOC107018698 gene encoding LOW QUALITY PROTEIN: putative late blight resistance protein homolog R1C-3 (The sequence of the model RefSeq protein was modified relative to this genomic sequence to represent the inferred CDS: deleted 2 bases in 1 codon) — MFPDKDNLLEALQQIAVQWDSEMPETSKERIRFLKTDFEFLHIFLSFTDLSFMPDFTYKVQGLFQDAVVDLKKVNKIHHIDRVTSRIQEKIRITKLEIRDIHLVLSDKEGIDTPEFVVEFIDTVIQNLADFVELGDSVLKELKLLRNFVCFVSGRPMEPKSLHAFGTHVLLVVGRAATIVWLYYSENQEMNSLLSDLVQMKIKLIQPDVRKIYIDVLQAVKHPIIQIENAADCVAGFMETLQHNLEELPTHSQMDVALTDQILVLQEMLDLLVDNLRCLSVQVFEFHLQDIDTVVVDSGLCVYSLYEDVASEKVTPDLQGTIERIKTLIYHIIRKEFQSSLPRIHGIGYVDFLLSNLKKFHDRYSSSLAHFTNELQMIQTELERLQPFIRSVALERHNKYDKLQHSVALVIGKAYEVEYIVDACVSNKFPDWCIMLWLLELIKEIRAVVAKIQSLEVDSASSHGTIDAYPSHTQTINDDVVGFEDVITKLRDQLIRGSKKLDIISIFGMPGSGKTALANKLLLDKSVVDHFDICAQCYMSSVHSRREWLLSILETLHVSIDENSLLSEESSDLAAMLRQILQTGRYLILLDDIPNDSAWDDLESCFYDANNGSRILLTTRNSNVAYYARSISQPLYLRMLNDGESWTLLKKKVFGEGFCSPLFEKVGPKIVRKCGGLPLSIVFVASILAGMERTEQCWKQVARSLGTEISCYPENIIEQSYQNLPYHLKSCFLYFGMFSDHEEINISKLTLLWIGEGFVKYDEHKSLEDIAEGYLKNLVESNLVMLSERSCGTKVKVCRIHDILFHFCKARAHSENLIQRIQRSQGDVTFPKQLGQRRLAFYAEVGDLVEWSSSCSLVSCVLFRKANINASSSIANASDMFHDFRFLKVLDLEFTVIDSFPTNMVYLRYFATRTSHESITSSIHMLWNLETLIVNGMGGHLSVPSTIWNMAKLRHLHISPSFTAEELLEDSELNDLVTFSTPYFSCVKDAELMLEKTPNILELKCKFKGLSSDQFSVLDFPTHLEVLDIFGDEHVESLPYLVLISASSLKKLKASYFILGSQHLSNISQLRKLQELELNFVEFEGEKWEVREDEFVELRVLKIVNCSSFREWTVSDDAFSNLQHMVLRCCQSLVEIPSWFAEIHSLKYIEVDNCNGSVVESARIIQNTKVEDYDVDLELVIKTHNSDDVTGK; from the exons ATGTTTCCTGACAAAGATAATCTCCTTGAAGCTCTGCAGCAGATTGCAGTTCAATGGGATTCAGAAATGCCCGAAACTTCAAAGGAACGAATCAGGTTCCTTAAAACGGATTTCGAATTCCTGCATATTTTCCTCAGCTTCACAGATTTATCATTTATGCCAGATTTCACATACAAAGTTCAAGGTCTGTTTCAAGATGCTGTCGTTGACCTCAAAAAAGTCAACAAGATCCATCACATTGATCGCGTTACCTCTCGGATACAAGAAAAGATACGTATCACTAAGTTGGAAATCCGAGATATCCATTTAGTATTATCCGATAAAGAAGGTATCGATACCCCTGAATTTGTAGTTGAATTCATTGATACTGTCATTCAGAATCTGGCTGATTTTGTTGAACTGGGAGATTCTGTCTTAAAGGAGTTGAAGTTACTGAGGAATTTTGTTTGCTTTGTTTCGGGCAGACCCATGGAGCCAAAAAGCCTACATGCTTTCGGGACTCATGTTTTACTTGTGGTTGGTCGTGCAGCAACGATTGTCTGGTTGTATTACAgtgaaaatcaagaaatgaaTAGTTTGTTATCTGATCTTGTGCAGATGAAGATTAAACTCATTCAGCCAGACGTGCGTAAGATCTATATTGATGTCCTGCAAGCTGTAAAGCATCCGATTATACAAATTGAGAATGCAGCTGATTGTGTAGCTGGCTTTATGGAGACTCTCCAACACAACTTGGAAGAGCTACCAACACATAGTCAGATGGACGTTGCGTTGACAGATCAAATACTAGTCCTTCAGGAGATGCTTGACCTCTTAGTTGACAATCTCAGATGTCTGTCTGTACAAGTTTTCGAATTTCACCTTCAAGACATTGACACTGTGGTGGTTGATTCTGGACTTTGTGTTTATTCGTTATATGAAGATGTGGCATCGGAAAAAGTGACTCCTGATTTGCAAGGTACTATTGAGCGCATCAAGACATTGATCTACCACATTATCCGAAAGGAGTTCCAATCTAGTTTGCCAAGGATTCATGGAATAGGCTATGTTGATTTCCTCTTAAGCAACCTGAAGAAGTTCCATGACCGTTATTCAAGTTCGCTTGCTCATTTCACGAATGAACTTCAAATGATTCAAACAGAACTGGAGAGGTTGCAACCTTTTATCAGATCTGTTGCATTAGAGAGACACAACAAATATGACAAGCTTCAGCATTCTGTGGCCCTAGTGATTGGCAAAGCATATGAGGTTGAATATATCGTGGATGCTTGTGTAAGCAATAAATTTCCTGATTGGTGCATCATGCTTTGGCTCTTGGAACTCATAAAGGAGATTAGAGCAGTAGTAGCAAAGATCCAAAGTCTTGAGGTTGACTCAGCGTCGTCACATGGTACCATCGATGCTTACCCTTCTCATACTCAAACGATTAATGATGATGTTGTAGGCTTTGAGGATGTAATTACAAAACTGAGAGACCAACTAATAAGAGGATCCAAAAAGCTAGatattatatcaatttttgGCATGCCTGGATCAGGAAAGACAGCCTTGGCCAACAAACTCCTTTTGGATAAATCAGTTGTCGATCACTTTGATATCTGTGCACAATGTTACATGTCTTCAGTACATTCACGGAGGGAATGGTTACTGTCTATTCTGGAGACACTACATGTTTCTATTGATGAGAACTCTCTTCTTAGTGAAGAGAGTAGTGATTTAGCTGCTATGCTTCGCCAGATTTTACAAACCGGAAGATATCTCATCCTCCTTGATGACATACCAAATGATAGCGCGTGGGATGATTTGGAATCTTGCTTCTATGATGCCAATAATGGAAGTAGAATTCTTCTAACAACGCGAAACTCTAATGTTGCCTACTATGCTAGATCAATTAGTCAACCCCTATATCTTCGCATGCTTAATGATGGTGAAAGTTGGACATtactaaaaaagaaagtatTTGGTGAAGGATTCTGCTCCCCTCTCTTTGAAAAAGTTGGGCCCAAGATAGTACGAAAGTGTGGGGGGCTGCCTCTTTCAATTGTTTTTGTGGCCTCTATACTAGCTGGGATGGAGAGGACGGAACAATGTTGGAAGCAAGTGGCTAGGAGTTTAGGTACTGAAATAAGCTGTTACCCGGAGAACATTATAGAACAAAGTTATCAGAACTTGCCGTATCATTTAAAGTCCTGCTTTCTTTACTTTGGAATGTTCTCAGATCACGAAGAAATTAACATTTCAAAGTTAACATTGTTGTGGATTGGAGAAGGCTTTGTTAAATATGATGAACACAAGAGTTTGGAAGACATAGCAGAAGGTTATTTGAAGAATCTTGTTGAAAGTAATCTTGTGATGCTTTCTGAGAGGAGTTGTGGTACTAAGGTCAAAGTATGTCGCATTCATGATATCTTGTTTCATTTCTGCAAGGCAAGAGCACATTCGGAGAATCTTATACAAAGGATACAGAG GTCCCAAGGAGATGTTACCTTTCCCAAGCAGCTTGGTCAACGTCGACTGGCATTCTATGCTGAAGTTGGTGATCTAGTAGAATGGAGTTCGTCTTGCTCACTTGTTAGCTGTGTGTTGTTCAGGAAAGCTAACATAAATGCATCCTCTTCGATTGCTAATGCCTCAGACATGTTTCATGATTTTCGGTTTCTAAAGGTATTGGATTTGGAGTTCACTGTGATTGATTCTTTCCCAACTAACATGGTCTACTTGAGATATTTTGCTACACGAACCTCTCACGAGTCAATTACATCATCCATACACATGTTGTGGAACCTTGAAACTTTGATTGTCAATGGAATGGGAGGGCATTTGTCAGTACCCTCAACAATTTGGAACATGGCTAAATTGAGACATCTGCACATTTCCCCTTCCTTTACTGCAGAGGAATTGCTTGAGGACTCGGAACTTAATGATTTGGTAACTTTTTCTACTCCATACTTTTCTTGTGTCAAGGATGCCGAATTGATGCTGGAGAAAACGCCTAATATTCTGGAACTGAAATGCAAATTTAAGGGTTTGAGCAGTGATCAATTCAGTGTGTTGGATTTTCCAACACACCTTGAGGTGCTAGACATTTTTGGTGATGAACATGTAGAATCCCTACCATATCTTGTACTCATCTCCGCGTCGAGTCTCAAGAAATTGAAAGCATCCTACTTTATACTGGGCTCTCAACACTTATCAAACATTTCTCAGCTTCGGAAACTTCAAGAACTCGAACtgaattttgttgaatttgagGGTGAAAAATGGGAAGTGAGGGAAGACGAG TTTGTTGAACTCAGAGTTTTGAAAATAGTAAACTGCTCCAGTTTTAGAGAATGGACTGTCTCCGATGATGCATTTTCTAACCTTCAACACATGGTTCTGCGTTGTTGTCAGTCACTTGTGGAGATCCCTTCTTGGTTCGCAGAAATTCATTCTCTAAAGTACATTGAGGTAGATAATTGCAATGGATCTGTTGTTGAATCAGCCAGGATTATCCAAAACACAAAAGTTGAAGATTATGATGTTGATTTAGAGCTCGTCATCAAGACTCATAATTCAG ATGATGTTACTGGAAAGTAA